The genome window CGACCCGGCGGTGGGCTGGGGGGACTTCGAGGTCAGTGGCGGATCGAGGTGGCTGGTCGTCCTGGGAGTCGTCGCCAGCACCGTCGCCGTCTACTTCTTCCAGGGCGCCCTGGTTCACGGCGCCCGTGAGCGGCTCACCGGTGGCGACCCCACGGTGGCCAGCGCCATCCGCGGCGCCTCGGGCCGGTTCGGCACCATCGCCGTCTGGGCGATCATCGCCGTCGTGGTGGGCATCATCATCAACTCGATCCAGGCGGCGGCGCGCGACCGCGCCGGCTTCGCCGGGGCGCTGCTCGGCGGTCTCCTGGATCTGGCGTGGCGGGTGATGACCTTCCTGGTGATGCCGATCATCATCGCCGAGCGCGTCGGCGCGTTCGGGGCCCTCGGGCGTTCCAAGAACCTGCTGCGGCGGACCTGGGGCGAGAACCTCGTCGCCCAGGCCGGGCTCTCCATCGTGGGCTTCGTCCTGATGGCGCCCGGACTGCTCATCGCCATCTTCCTGGGCACGGGACCGCTGGGGGTCTTCGGTGTCATCGTCGGTGGCCTGCTGATGATCCTCGGCGCCGTGGTGGCCTCGGCGCTGAGCGCCGTGTACCAGACCGCCCTCTACGAGTACGCCACGACCGGCGAGTCCCCGGCCGAGTTCGCCGAGGTCGACCTGGGCCGGTCCTTCGGCCACCGCGAACGCGGCAGCAACTGGGGACAACCCGGCCGCTACCGCACATAGCGCTACCGCTCCCCCGCCGGCGGCGGGGCGGGCGTCACACGTCGAGCCAGTCGGGGCGGTCCGAGACTCCCTGGACGGTCCAGCAGCCGTCCACGACGATGCACTGGCCGTCACACACCCGATGGCGCGTCCTCACCGCTCCCGCGAGACCGGCATGGGGCGCGCACGCAACGAACCATCGCTCGTATTCGCGGCGAGCCTGCCGCCTCCGGCAGGGGCGGGGCTCGGGCTTACGCCTGCTCGCCCAGCCGGGCCCGCAGGGCGGCCACCTCGGCCTCAGATGCGCGACGGGCGGCCTCAGCGGCCTCGGCACGATCCTCAGCGGCCGTGGCACGCGCCACGGCAGCGTCCCGTTGGTGGCGGGTCTCGTCTGGATCGGCTAGCCAGCAGCCGCTTCTGGAGTCCCGAAAGCGCAGACGGTGGTCCTCGGCGTGAAGATCCAAGCCGAGGACCCGGCTGTGGCCGCGCAGACGGCCGCCGTCGTCGGTGCCCACCGCTATCGGCGCCC of bacterium contains these proteins:
- a CDS encoding DUF6159 family protein; the protein is MGYFARSWELGKTSWRVLRKDKELLWLPVLGGLAALIIAGVVFGLIVLIDYDPAVGWGDFEVSGGSRWLVVLGVVASTVAVYFFQGALVHGARERLTGGDPTVASAIRGASGRFGTIAVWAIIAVVVGIIINSIQAAARDRAGFAGALLGGLLDLAWRVMTFLVMPIIIAERVGAFGALGRSKNLLRRTWGENLVAQAGLSIVGFVLMAPGLLIAIFLGTGPLGVFGVIVGGLLMILGAVVASALSAVYQTALYEYATTGESPAEFAEVDLGRSFGHRERGSNWGQPGRYRT